The Novosphingobium resinovorum nucleotide sequence GTCCGTCGCCGAGGGCGATGCGATGGCGCATGTGTTCGGCTACCTTGTGGTGAACGACGTGTCGGCGCGGGACTGGCAATTCCAGTCCCCGACGATCACCATGGGCAAGTCGTTCGATACGCACGGGCCGATCGGGCCATGGATCGTGACGGCGGATGAGATCGCTGATCCGGCGGCGCTCGGCATCCGCTGCATCGTCAACGGTGAGATACGCCAGTCCAGCAATACCGAGCAGTTCATCCACTCGATCGGGGCGCAGATCGCCCACCTTTCGGCCGCTTTCACGCTGGAGCCGGGCGATATTCTCGCCACCGGGACGCCGGAAGGCGTGGGCGCGGCGCAGCAGCCGCCGCGCTTCCTGTCACCGGGGGACGTGGTGCGCTGCGAGATCGACGGTATCGGTGTCATCGAGAACAGGATCGTCGCCTGACCGTCAATTTTTGCCCAAAAACTGACCTAATGGTGGATTAATCTCGCCGCGGTTTTTGCAAAATCGCTTGACCTTGCTGCATATCCTGATGTGAGGGTGTCAGGAAATGCACATCTTTGGTCAGGCGAACGGCCTGGCGGAGCGATCGAATGGCCGAAACGAGCGATATTCCCGAAGATTCCGCGCCCGCCAAGCGCCGCCGTGCGAGCAGCGGCCGCATCGCGGTGCGGCTCGACGGGGCGGAAACGCACCCGGTCGCGATCGACCAGAAGGCGCCGCAGCGACAGCGCAAGCGCGCCAGCCGCCGGGGCGACGATGTGCGCGAGCGCATCCTGGCCGCCGCACTGGAATGCTTCGGGGCGTTCGGCTTCGAAGGCACTTCCACCCGTGCCGTGGCCGACCGGGCGGACGTGACGCACACGCTGGTGCTCTATCACTTCCAGTCCAAGGAAGCCTTGTGGATCGCGACGATCGACAATGCGCTCAAGCGCTATTCGGCGGAAATGAAGGCGCATCTGGAAAAGGCGGGTGACAGCGCCGCGGCGGGCCTGCGCACGTTCATCGAGCAGTTCATTCGTATGTCCGCCCGCCAGCCGCAGATCCACCGTATCCTGACCATGGAGAGCAACCAGGACACCTCGCGCCTGCAGTGGGTCATCGAGAACTACTTGCGTGAACACTTCGGCGCGATCCGCGAACTCATCCGCGCCGGGCAGGACCAGGGCATCGTGCGCCAGTGTGATCCGGCGCGGATGTACTACATGATCATCAGCGCCGGCGGCACGCCGTTCACGGTCTCGACCGAGTACCGTGAACTGACGGGCCGCGACGTGTTTTCGGAGACCGAAATCCTGCGCAACATCGCATTCCTCTACGAACTCGTCTTCATCGACGCGCCGTAGGGCGCGATGATATTGAACCAACCTTCGTCATTGCGAGCATAGCGAAGCAATCCAGAGCGGCGTAAAACTGCCCTCGATTGCTTCGCTACGCTCGCAATGACGATACGATGTAATGTCGTCACGCCTTAGGGGGCGCCTCGGCCTCAGCTCCATTCCGGCTCGCCGAGGTTCTCCCAGAGCTGGATCATGTTGCCGTCCTGGTCGTAGAACAGGAACGAGCGGCCCATCGACGCGCACTGCCACACGTAGTCCGTCTGCGTGCGGTAGCCGGCGGCCCTGACTTTTTCGAACCAGCCGTCGATGTCTGTCACCAGCAGGCCGAGTTCGTGAATGCCGGTATGGCCATAGCGCAAGTTCTCCTCGGGCGTCTTGGTGATCGCGGGGTTCAGGCATTCCTGTAGCTCGATGAAGGCGCCGTCCTTCGAACTGAGCAGGGCCATACGCGAACGCGCGCCCTTGATCTTGAAGATGTCGTCCAGCAGCGCCGGATACATGAAGGTGTTCGGCCCCGGCTCGGCCCCGTCGGGGATCACGGTCTCGACGCCCAGTTCGAAGCCCATGACGTCGCGCCAGAGGCGGATGGCGTCTTCCAGATTGGTCACCATCAGCGCCATGTGATGAAACTTCATGCCATTCTCTCCCGATCGGGCGGTCTGTGTGACACGCCTCCTTGTCATCCGCCTTGGGTTATGCTTTCCTGACCAAAAGATCAATATAAGACAGGTAAGGAAGAGGAGGATTCGATGGAGGATGCACAAGGGCTTGCCCGCCGGTTCGGCGAACTGCTGGCGCAACTGCGGTTCCCGGAGGCGTTCGAACTGCTCGCCGACGACGGCATCTACACCGTGATCGGTACGACGCCGGCATCGGGCGTCTATCACGGACCGAAGGACCTGATCGCGCGGCTGGTGCCGCTGCTGTCGGACTTCGTCGAGCCGCCGGCCGTCCGCTTCGAGGAGCCGATCGTGCAGGGCGACCGCGCCGTGCTGCTGGGCAGCGGACGCGGCGTGGGGCCGACCGGGCCTTACGATCAGCCCTACTATGCCTTCGTGATGCGCGCGGCAGGCGGACGCCTCGTCGAAGTGATCGAGTTCATGGATACGATGATGCTCCAGTCGGCGGTCTTCGGCGAGCAAGCGGCGCACTGACGCCCGATCCAGACACAAGGATAGCAACCATGACACAGCAATCCACTGCCGCCACGGAGACTGCGGCGATCATTCCGCCCGTCCGGCTCGCCCATTTCGTGCTGCGCACATCGCGCTTTCGCGAGGTGATCGATTGGTACAAGACCGTACTCGGCGCCGAGGCTGCGTTCGAGAACGAAATCCTCGCATTCCTCTCCTATGACGAGGAGCACCACCGCGTCGCCGTTCTGAACATGCCGGATCTGGAGGAGCAGAAAGACGGCGTGGCGGGCTTCCACCATGCGGCTTTCACCTACGACAGCCTGGGCGATCTCATGGCGACGTACAAGCGACTGCGCGATGTGGGCATCACGCCGGTCTTCCCGATCAATCACGGGCCGACGACTTCGATGTACTATCAGGACCCCGATGGGAACCAGATCGAACTGCAAGTCGACAACTACGACAATATCGAGGACGCGACGGCGTTCTTCTATTCCCCCGCGTTTGCCGAGAACCCGATCGGCGTGGAGTTCGACCCCGAAGATCTGCTGCGCCGGGTCGAGGCGGGCGAGGATCAAGCCGTGCTCAAGCGGCGGCCGGATATCGGCCAGCGCGGGCTCGAAGCGGTGAAGCTGCGGTGACGGAGGCGGCAATGACGAAGCTCACCATCGAGGATCGGCTCGACCTTGCGGAATTGGCCCTGCGCGGCTTCTGGCTCATCGACCAGGGGCGTGCGGGCGAGGCGGCGGCGCTGTTCGCCGAGGATGCGAACCTGACCTTCGGGCCCGGCTCGCCTCGGCCCGGCACGATCAGCGGCGCTGCGATTGCGGCGGCGATGGCCGCCCGGCAGGCCGAGGCGCACGTCACCTCGCGTCATGTCCTGTCCAACACGCTGATTTCGGCGCTGGGCGACGGGCGGGCGGAAGTGCGTTCGCTGCTGACGCTGTTCCGCTCGCCTGATGCGGACCTTTCGCCGGTGGTGCGTTCGGTGGCCGACGTGATCGACGTGTGCGTACAGGAAGGTGGCGTCTGGAAGATCGCGGATCGCAGCATCCTCCCGGTTTTCCAGCCGGGGTGACCGGCCCCCGTTCCCATAACGACAAGGCGGAGAGGGTATTTGTCTCGTATCAAGATGTTCGGCGCGATTCCGCGCAAACCCGGCGTGACGGCGCAGTGGTTTCACGACCACTACCGGCACCCCCACGGAACGATGGGCCGCACGATATCGACCATGCGCGCCTACACCCAGAGCCATCAGGTTCACTCGGACCTGCTGGACGCGCGCCAGACGCATTTCGAGGCGACGGCGGAAGTGTGGTTCGACTGCGTGCAGGACGCCATCGATTTTCCCGGCGAGCCCAACTACGTCGAATTGCTGATCCCCGACGAACCGCTGTTCGTCGACATGGACAAGCTGCGGTTCGTCTTCGCCGAAGAGGAAGTGCTGCAGTCGGGGGCGGACTGGAACGAGGAGGGCGTCGAGACGGGCGACAGACTGTTCCGGCTGGATCGCCGTCCGATCAGCATCAAGCTGCTGCAATACGTCATCAGCGAGGGCGCGACTGCCTGGGACGATGATGAAGACCTTGCGCTCGGACGACGGATCGAGGCGCTGCGCCATGTGCGGTGCCGCCCTTCGCCTGCCCTGCATCCCGAAGGCGCGTTCTGCGTCGGCATCCGCGAACTCTACTGGCCGACGCAGACGGCGATGGAGGAGGGCGTCGCACGCGATCCGCAGGCCTGGGAGACACTGCTGCGCCGTCCGGCGGAGTCCATCGCCTACCTCGCCAGCGCCGAGCGCTTCATGTGACGAAGGGCGGGGTCGGTGTGCCGACCCCGCCTCCGCTCAGCCGCGCAAGGTCGGCGCGAGGTGCTTTTCGGCCCATGCGCGAAAGTCGATCGGCGAGCCGACCAGCGCCGTCAGCGCGCCAGTGTCGTTCTCCGCGGGCTTCGTGGCCAGCCAGGTATAGAGGTCCACGCCCTGCGGCCAGTGCTCCTCGATCGCGGCCATCGGGACTTCGACGGCCGTCGCCGGTTTTCCCGCCAACTCACCGACGATCGCGGCCATCTGTGCGGTGCTGCCGACGTCGGCGACGAGATCGACCTCGCGCCCACGCCAATTGTCTGGCGACGCAAGCACCGCCGCCGCCGCGCGCCCGATGTCTTCGGCGCAGATCAGCGCGAGTTGCACGTCGGTCGGCAAGGCCATTGCGATCGTAAGCGTGCCGTCGTTCTGCGTGATCGGGAAGTAGTTCAGGAAGTTGTCCATGAACCATGCCGGACGCAGCACCGTGGCATCGAGGTGGAGTTCGGCGATCCGTTCTTCCACGGCTCGTTTCGATCCCACGGACAGTACGCCCCGGCTGCCCGCCGCCTGTGCGGATTGATAGATGAAGTGCCCGGTGCCCACTTCGCGTACCGTTTCCGCGACCATGATCCCCTGAACGGCCTGCCCGATGTCCCAGCGGTCCTGCAGGGATGCACCGGATAGATAGACCGCGTCCGCCCCTTCGATGGCCCGGCGCAGGGCCGAGCGGTCTTCCATGTCGGCGGTCACGGTTTCGGCGCCGAGCGCCCGCGCAGCCTTTGCCTTGTCGCCCGTTTCATCGCGGGTGACGGCACGGACCGTCCAGCCGTCCTGCAGCAGCGCGCGGACCACGCCGCCTCCTGCCGTTCCGGTTCCCCCGAAGACCGTTATCGTACGCGATGCCATGCCTGCTCTCCCATCTGGCTGAGTTTGCGAAGGACTATGGCGGCGGCGCTTGGTGAGCGCAATTAAATTGACCATATGAATTCATAATTAGGCGGTGATTCATAAGAAAATTCCACTTTATCGCGATAAATCTCGTTTTCCGGACGTTTTAATTGACATAACGGTCAAATGTGGGAGTTTCACTCCGGGCGTCCCCGCAGCGACGGAGGACCACGCCGATAGGAGAGGACATGACCGACAGCAGGCAGATCGCGGGCGCTTTCTTCGACAAGTTGTGCAGCGGTGATTTCATGGGCGGTTTCGAATCGCTGGCCGAGGATGCGACCTGGACGATCATCGGCGACACACCCCTTTCCAAGCACTTTACCAGGGATCGCCTGCTGACGGAGATGATCCCTATGCTCTCCACCTTCCGCGAACCCGCACGCATGGCGGTGAGCGAGATCATCGCCGAGGGAGACCGCGCCGTCGTGATCGCCAGCGTCGAGGGTGTCGGACCTTACGGCCCATACCGGCAGAATCCTTACTGCTTCATCCTGCGCACCCGCGACGGCCGCATCAGCGAAATCGTCGAGTATCTCGATACGGTTGCCGTGGAGACGGCCCTCGTCGGTCGCAAGCTGGTGGATGCGCGATGAGCGGGGCGAGCGTGATTGCACTTCCCGAAACGGCGGACATGGTGGTGATCGGCTCGGGCGCCGCGGGCATGACGGCGGCGACCGTCGGCGCGCTGAACGGGCTGGACGTGGTGCTCCTTGAAGCGGCCGATGTCTTCGGCGGGACCACCGCCTTTTCCGGCGGAGGCGTGTGGATTCCTGCGAACCACCACCAGCCGGCGCTCGGTATCGCGGACGACCGGGCCTCGGCACGCACGTATCTCGAGGCGGTGCTGGGCAACTTCTTCAACGCCGCCAAGATCGACACTTATCTCGACAAGTCGGGCGAGATGCTGGCCTTCATGGAACGCCGGACCACGGTACGGCTGACGCCCAGCGACATTCCCGATTATGCCCCTTCTGCGGCAGGCTGGAATCAGGGGCGCTGCCTGCTCACGGCTGATTTCGACGGCAATGCGCTGGGCACGGATTTCGAGCGCGTGCGTCCGCCGATCCGCGAGATGGGGTTGTTCGACTCGATGCAGGTCAGCCCCGCGCAGGCGGTGGCGATGCAGGGGTGGAACCGGTCGCTTTCGGCCTTTCGCCTGACTGCCTCGCGCATGGCGGGCTACGCTTTCGACCGGCTGCGGGGACGGCGCGGAAGGCACATGGCCAACGGCAATGCGCTGGCGGGGCGCCTGTTCAAGTCCGCGCGCGATGCGGGGGTACACCTGATCGAGAAAGCCCGCGCCTGCGATCTCGTGTTCGACGGCGGCCGGGTGACCGGCGTGGTGTTCGAGCATGGCGGCGGGCGGCATACGGTCAAGACGCGGCAAGGCGTCGTCCTTGCATCCGGTGGCTTCGGGCAGGACGAGGCGATGCGGCAGAAGTGGTTGCACCAGTCGGCGGCCGGCTGGTCGCTCCAGCCCGAAGGCAGCCGGGGCGACGGCATCCGCATGGCCGAGAAGCTGGGCGGGCGGCTGAACCCGGACAATGCGGCGAACGGCATCTGGGTGCCGGCTTCGCGCTATCAGCGCGAAGATGGCAGTGTGGGCCTTTTCCCCTCGCTGTTCTTCGATCGCCACTGCCCGGGACAGATCATGGTCGATGCGCGCGACGGCAAGCGCTTCGTCGACGAGAGTTTCCACTACCAGAACTTCGGCGAAGTCTCGCTGGAGAGGGGCGTGACGCGCATCTGGCAGATCGCCGATGCCGAGGCGGTAGCGCGCTATGGTCTGGGTGCGATCAAGCCCGCGCCGTTCCGCCCGGACAAGTGGGTCGCCTCCGGCTATGCCCGCAAGGCGGCGAGCATTTCCGAACTCGGGCGCGAGCTTGGGCTCGATCCGCTGGCGCTGTCGGATACCGTGGAACGCTTCAACCGGCATGCGGCGGACGGGCGGGATCCCGACTTCGGACGCGGCACCAATGCCTATGACACGTACATGGGCGATGCGGGACATGGGCCCAACCCGTCGCTGCGGCCTCTGACCAAGGCGCCGTTCTACGCGATCGAGGTGCGCCCCAGCGATCTGGGTTCGATACAGGGCCTCGATACCGACGAGCATGCGCGCGTGCTTGGCGCCGATGGAGCGCCGATCGCGGGACTCTATGCGGCGGGTCTGGACAACAACTCGATCATGCGCG carries:
- a CDS encoding fumarylacetoacetate hydrolase family protein, coding for MKLARFENGGVPRLGVVDGDGIVPLDTIGIDHPDMIALIEGGQGALGEIAAALASGRGERLALADVHLLAPLRPRKFLGLGMNYRRHADEARALGIAVPDGQLWFNKQTTCVNGAYDDVVQGPTTKLDHEVELGVVIGHAAKSVAEGDAMAHVFGYLVVNDVSARDWQFQSPTITMGKSFDTHGPIGPWIVTADEIADPAALGIRCIVNGEIRQSSNTEQFIHSIGAQIAHLSAAFTLEPGDILATGTPEGVGAAQQPPRFLSPGDVVRCEIDGIGVIENRIVA
- a CDS encoding TetR/AcrR family transcriptional regulator, whose product is MAETSDIPEDSAPAKRRRASSGRIAVRLDGAETHPVAIDQKAPQRQRKRASRRGDDVRERILAAALECFGAFGFEGTSTRAVADRADVTHTLVLYHFQSKEALWIATIDNALKRYSAEMKAHLEKAGDSAAAGLRTFIEQFIRMSARQPQIHRILTMESNQDTSRLQWVIENYLREHFGAIRELIRAGQDQGIVRQCDPARMYYMIISAGGTPFTVSTEYRELTGRDVFSETEILRNIAFLYELVFIDAP
- a CDS encoding VOC family protein, with translation MKFHHMALMVTNLEDAIRLWRDVMGFELGVETVIPDGAEPGPNTFMYPALLDDIFKIKGARSRMALLSSKDGAFIELQECLNPAITKTPEENLRYGHTGIHELGLLVTDIDGWFEKVRAAGYRTQTDYVWQCASMGRSFLFYDQDGNMIQLWENLGEPEWS
- a CDS encoding nuclear transport factor 2 family protein, whose product is MEDAQGLARRFGELLAQLRFPEAFELLADDGIYTVIGTTPASGVYHGPKDLIARLVPLLSDFVEPPAVRFEEPIVQGDRAVLLGSGRGVGPTGPYDQPYYAFVMRAAGGRLVEVIEFMDTMMLQSAVFGEQAAH
- a CDS encoding VOC family protein, translated to MTQQSTAATETAAIIPPVRLAHFVLRTSRFREVIDWYKTVLGAEAAFENEILAFLSYDEEHHRVAVLNMPDLEEQKDGVAGFHHAAFTYDSLGDLMATYKRLRDVGITPVFPINHGPTTSMYYQDPDGNQIELQVDNYDNIEDATAFFYSPAFAENPIGVEFDPEDLLRRVEAGEDQAVLKRRPDIGQRGLEAVKLR
- a CDS encoding nuclear transport factor 2 family protein — its product is MTKLTIEDRLDLAELALRGFWLIDQGRAGEAAALFAEDANLTFGPGSPRPGTISGAAIAAAMAARQAEAHVTSRHVLSNTLISALGDGRAEVRSLLTLFRSPDADLSPVVRSVADVIDVCVQEGGVWKIADRSILPVFQPG
- a CDS encoding EthD domain-containing protein, which gives rise to MSRIKMFGAIPRKPGVTAQWFHDHYRHPHGTMGRTISTMRAYTQSHQVHSDLLDARQTHFEATAEVWFDCVQDAIDFPGEPNYVELLIPDEPLFVDMDKLRFVFAEEEVLQSGADWNEEGVETGDRLFRLDRRPISIKLLQYVISEGATAWDDDEDLALGRRIEALRHVRCRPSPALHPEGAFCVGIRELYWPTQTAMEEGVARDPQAWETLLRRPAESIAYLASAERFM
- a CDS encoding NmrA family NAD(P)-binding protein; this translates as MASRTITVFGGTGTAGGGVVRALLQDGWTVRAVTRDETGDKAKAARALGAETVTADMEDRSALRRAIEGADAVYLSGASLQDRWDIGQAVQGIMVAETVREVGTGHFIYQSAQAAGSRGVLSVGSKRAVEERIAELHLDATVLRPAWFMDNFLNYFPITQNDGTLTIAMALPTDVQLALICAEDIGRAAAAVLASPDNWRGREVDLVADVGSTAQMAAIVGELAGKPATAVEVPMAAIEEHWPQGVDLYTWLATKPAENDTGALTALVGSPIDFRAWAEKHLAPTLRG
- a CDS encoding nuclear transport factor 2 family protein, which codes for MTDSRQIAGAFFDKLCSGDFMGGFESLAEDATWTIIGDTPLSKHFTRDRLLTEMIPMLSTFREPARMAVSEIIAEGDRAVVIASVEGVGPYGPYRQNPYCFILRTRDGRISEIVEYLDTVAVETALVGRKLVDAR
- a CDS encoding FAD-dependent oxidoreductase, with the protein product MSGASVIALPETADMVVIGSGAAGMTAATVGALNGLDVVLLEAADVFGGTTAFSGGGVWIPANHHQPALGIADDRASARTYLEAVLGNFFNAAKIDTYLDKSGEMLAFMERRTTVRLTPSDIPDYAPSAAGWNQGRCLLTADFDGNALGTDFERVRPPIREMGLFDSMQVSPAQAVAMQGWNRSLSAFRLTASRMAGYAFDRLRGRRGRHMANGNALAGRLFKSARDAGVHLIEKARACDLVFDGGRVTGVVFEHGGGRHTVKTRQGVVLASGGFGQDEAMRQKWLHQSAAGWSLQPEGSRGDGIRMAEKLGGRLNPDNAANGIWVPASRYQREDGSVGLFPSLFFDRHCPGQIMVDARDGKRFVDESFHYQNFGEVSLERGVTRIWQIADAEAVARYGLGAIKPAPFRPDKWVASGYARKAASISELGRELGLDPLALSDTVERFNRHAADGRDPDFGRGTNAYDTYMGDAGHGPNPSLRPLTKAPFYAIEVRPSDLGSIQGLDTDEHARVLGADGAPIAGLYAAGLDNNSIMRGKYPGGGASLGPAMTFGYIAALDIAARAAGKGRDHV